In Vigna unguiculata cultivar IT97K-499-35 chromosome 3, ASM411807v1, whole genome shotgun sequence, a single genomic region encodes these proteins:
- the LOC114179039 gene encoding isoamylase 1, chloroplastic — protein MKCFSLPSLSVPTLAILPQCAVTVRVSLANRFSQLHESDSVIRSVAKTRAARNGGAFDTETAVVEKPQLESLFQVSTGYPSPFGATVRDGGVNFAIYSLNALSATLCLFTLSDFQNNRVTESIPLDPLVNKTGGVWHVFLKGDFSDMLYGYKFDGKFSPLEGHYYDSSRILLDPYAKAVISRGEFGALGPNGNCWPQMAGMVPSDHDEFDWEGDLPLKYPQKDLVVYEMHVRGFTKHESSNTKFPGTYLGVVEKLDHLKELGVNCLELMPCHEFNELEYSSYNSVQGDYRVNFWGYSTVNFFSPMIRYSSAGIRNCGRDGINEIKLLIKEAHKRGIEVIMDVVFNHTAEGNENGPIISFRGVDNSIYYMVAPKGEFYNYSGCGNTFNCSHPVVRQFIVDCLRYWVTEMHVDGFRFDLASIMTRSSSLWDATNVFGAPIEGELLTTGTPLGSPPLIDLISNDPILRGVKLIAEAWDAGGLYQVGTFPHWGIWSEWNGKYRDTVRQFIKGTDGFAGAFAECLCGSPNLYQGGGRKPWNSINFICAHDGFTLADLVTYNSKHNLSNGEDNNDGENHNNSWNCGQEGEFVSPLVKKLRKRQMRNFFLSLMVSQGVPMIYMGDEYGHTKGGNNNTYCHDNYLNYFQWDKKEESSSDFFRFCCLVTKFRQECESLGLDDFPTSERLQWHGRFPGRPDWSDTSRFVAFTMVDSVKGEIYVAFNTSHLPFTITLPERPGYRWEPLVDTSKPVPYDFLTPDLPGREIAIQQYAHFLDANMYPMLSYSSVILLRTPDQNA, from the exons ATGAAGTGCTTCTCTTTGCCCTCACTCTCTGTTCCCACTCTCGCCATCCTCCCTCAATGCGCTGTCACGGTTAGAGTTTCTCTCGCCAACAGGTTCTCCCAATTGCATGAGAGCGATTCCGTTATTCGCTCGGTGGCGAAGACTCGCGCCGCTCGGAATGGCGGCGCTTTCGACACCGAAACCGCGGTGGTGGAAAAACCGCAATTGGAGAGTCTCTTTCAAGTTTCCACTGGCTACCCTTCCCCCTTCGGTGCCACCGTTAGAGACGGTGGAGTCAATTTCGCCATTTACTCTCTCAATGCACTCTCCGCCACTCTCTGTTTGTTTACTCTCTCCGATTTTCAGAAT AATCGAGTGACGGAGTCTATTCCTCTTGATCCGTTGGTAAATAAGACTGGAGGTGTTTGGCATGTTTTCCTGAAAGGAGATTTTAGTGACATGCTTTATGGATACAAATTTGATGGCAAGTTTTCTCCTCTGGAGGGGCATTACTATGACTCTTCTCGTATACTGTTGGACCCTTATGCAAAA GCAGTTATAAGCAGAGGGGAGTTTGGGGCTTTAGGGCCTAATGGTAACTGCTGGCCCCAGATGGCTGGCATGGTACCTTCTGATCATGATGAG TTTGATTGGGAAGGAGATTTGCCTCTGAAGTATCCACAAAAGGATCTTGTAGTATACGAGATGCATGTGCGAGGGTTCACAAAGCATGAGTCGAGCAACACCAAGTTCCCTGGTACATATCTTGGTGTGGTGGAGAAGCTTGACCACTTAAAG GAACTTGGAGTCAATTGTCTTGAACTAATGCCATGTCATGAATTCAATGAGCTGGAATACTCCAGTTACAATTCTGTACAAGGGGACTACAG GGTCAATTTTTGGGGCTATTCAACCGTCAATTTCTTCTCTCCAATGATCAGATACTCATCTGCTGGCATAAGAAATTGTGGCCGTGATGggattaatgaaattaaattactaATCAAAGAGGCACACAAACGAGGAATAGAG GTTATCATGGATGTTGTTTTCAATCATACAGCTGAAGGGAATGAGAATGGTCCCATTATTTCTTTCAGAGGTGTGGACAACAGTATCTATTACATGGTAGCACCCAAG GGGGAGTTCTATAACTATTCTGGATGTGGAAACACATTCAATTGCAGTCATCCAGTTGTACGACAATTTATAGTGGACTGCTTAAG ATATTGGGTTACAGAAATGCACGTGGATGGTTTTCGCTTTGATCTTGCTTCTATTATGACCAGGAGTAGTAG TCTCTGGGATGCAACTAATGTGTTTGGTGCTCCAATAGAAGGTGAATTGTTGACAACTGGAACCCCTCTAGGCAGTCCACCATTAATTGACTTGATCAGTAACGATCCTATACTTCGTGGAGTGAAG CTTATAGCTGAAGCTTGGGATGCTGGAGGCCTCTACCAAGTTGGCACCTTCCCTCACTGGGGTATTTGGTCAGAATGGAACGGGAAG TATAGAGACACGGTGCGCCAGTTTATCAAGGGTACAGATGGCTTTGCTGGAGCATTTGCTGAATGCCTTTGTGGGAGTCCTAATTTATATCAG GGAGGAGGAAGAAAACCATGGAATAGTATTAACTTTATATGTGCACACGACGGGTTCACGCTAGCTGATTTGGTGACCTATAACAGCAAGCATAATTTGTCAAATGGGGAAGACAATAATGATGgagaaaatcataataatagcTGGAACTGTGGACAG GAGGGGGAATTTGTCAGTCCCTTAGTGAAGAAATTGAGGAAGCGACAAATGCggaatttttttctctctctcatgGTTTCCCAG GGAGTTCCAATGATATATATGGGCGATGAATATGGACACACAAAAGGGGGAAACAATAATACCTATTGTCATGACAATTAT CTTAATTACTTCCAATGGGACAAAAAGGAAGAATCCTCGTCAGACTTCTTCAGATTTTGTTGCCTTGTGACTAAGTTCCGCCA GGAATGTGAATCTCTGGGCTTAGATGACTTCCCAACATCAGAGAGGCTGCAGTGGCATGGTCGTTTTCCTGGAAGGCCTGACTGGTCCGATACTAGCCGTTTTGTGGCTTTTACCATG GTAGACTCGGTGAAGGGAGAAATCTACGTTGCTTTCAATACGAGTCATTTACCTTTCACAATTACATTACCAGAGCGTCCTGGGTACAGATGGGAACCTCTTGTAGATACCAGCAAGCCTGTGCCATATGATTTCCTCACCCCTGACCTTCCTGGAAGAGAAATTGCTATACAACAGTACGCTCACTTTCTGGACGCCAATATGTATCCCATGCTTAGTTATTCGTCCGTTATCCTCTTGCGCACTCCAGATCAAAATGCGTAG
- the LOC114176200 gene encoding uncharacterized protein LOC114176200 — protein sequence MELHRLLKRKGCVDEVNDDFPLSSPATKIRRLDAELPPIVEEEEPIPSPSPSPSPCPSPSSNDERALVLFKPLAHSPSSFSFTVDSDLINEITNNQFLLSKQSDGVVTGLQSREKSNDELALVPWVPSSSYQFSDVHDIDDDSNIELMEADETEEGGGSMMMDIEQEGDTDSDPKTYTSSIHYPTAHSGITEGFQQHCLLPQLPHNTSTPISWTR from the exons ATGGAGCTACACAGATTGTTGAAAAGGAAAGGATGCGTCGATGAAGTTAACGACGATTTCCCTCTCTCTTCTCCCGCCACCAAGATTCGCCGTCTC GATGCCGAGTTGCCGCCAATTGTGGAAGAAGAGGAACCAATACCGTCGCCGTCGCCGTCACCTTCACCGTGTCCGTCACCGTCTTCTAACGATGAGAGAGCTCTCGTGCTTTTCAAACCTCTTGCTCATTCCCCTTCCTCTTTCTCATTCACCGTCGATTCTGACCTTATCAATGAAATTACAAACA ATCAATTTCTCTTGTCCAAACAGAGTGATGGTGTTGTGACAGGGTTACAATCACGTGAGAAGAGTAATGATGAATTGGCTCTCGTGCCTTGGGTACCTTCTTCTTCTTACCAGTTCTCCGATGTTCATGATATTGACGACGACTCAAATATTGAGTTGATGGAAGCTGATGAAACGGAAGAAGGTGGGGGTTCTATGATGATGGATATTGAACAAGAAGGTGACACTGATAGTGACCCTAAAACTTACACATCAAGCATTCACTACCCAACAGCGCACTCTGGAATAACAGAGGGATTCCAGCAACACTGCTTGTTGCCTCAGCTTCCTCACAACACCTCAACTCCCATCTCTTGGACCCGCTGA
- the LOC114178629 gene encoding ethanolamine-phosphate cytidylyltransferase-like, translated as MDYEHNSWIWEGVNYYPRVFGGLMVTAALLGLSTSYFGGIGVPYLSLPCSWSNLGIFHKKKSGKRRIRVYMDGCFDLMHYGHANALRQAKALGDELVVGLVSDEEIVANKGPPVLSMSERLALVSGLKWVDEVITDAPYAITEQFLDRLFHEYKIDYVIHGDDPCLLPDGTDAYAAAKKAGRYKQIKRTEGVSSTDIVGRILSSLRDEKSGEDHNGSEVKPQEENPSQASHIAQFLPTSRRIVQFSNGKGPGPNARIVYIDGAFDLFHAGHVEILKKARELGDFLLVGIHSDETVSEHRGNHYPIMHLHERSLSVLASRYVDEVIIGSPWEITKDMITTFNISLVVHGTVAEKSLNCELDPYEVPKSMGIFRLLESPKDITTATVAQRIMANHEAYVKRNAKKSRSEQRYYEEKQHVSGD; from the exons ATGGATTACGAACACAACAGTTGGATTTGGGAAGGGGTAAACTACTACCCTCGCGTGTTTGGGGGTCTAATGGTTACAGCAGCCTTGCTGGGGTTGTCAACAAGCTACTTTGGTGGGATTGGTGTTCCTTATTTGTCACTGCCATGTTCTTGGTCTAATTTGGGGATTTTTCACAAGAAGAAATCTGGAAAGAGGCGCATTCGGGTTTACATGGATGGATGTTTTGATCTGATGCATTATGGCCATGCCAATGCTCTCAGACAAGCAAAGGCTCTAGGAGATGAATTGGTTGTGGGTCTCGTGAGTGATGAGGAGATCGTTGCCAATAAAGGGCCACCCGTTTTGTCTATGTCAGAGAG GCTTGCCCTTGTGAGTGGATTGAAATGGGTGGATGAGGTCATAACTGATGCTCCTTATGCAATTACTGAGCAATTCTTGGATCGTCTCTTTCATGAATACAAAATTGACTATGTCATACATGGTGATGATCCGTGCCTGCTTCCAGACGGAACAGATGCATATGCTGCAGCAAAGAAAGCTGGTCGTTACAAGCAAATTAAGCGTACTGAAGGAGTTTCCAGTACAGATATCGTAG GAAGAATACTGTCTTCTTTAAGAGATGAAAAAAGTGGTGAAGATCATAATGGCAGTGAGGTAAAACCTCAAGAAGAAAACCCATCACAGGCTTCCCACATAGCTCAATTTCTACCAACTTCCCGACGTATTGTCCAGTTTTCAAATGGCAAG GGTCCTGGCCCAAATGCACGTATTGTATACATTGACGGGGCTTTTGATCTCTTCCACGCAGGCCATGTTGAG ATACTTAAGAAGGCTAGGGAGCTTGGAGATTTTCTTCTAGTTGGAATCCACTCAGATGAGACCGTGAG TGAGCACAGAGGAAATCACTATCCAATCATGCATCTGCATGAGCGTAGCCTTAGCGTGTTAGCTTCTCGTTATGTTGATGAAGTTATTATTGGTTCACCCTGGGAAATTACAAAGGACATG ATCACCACTTTCAATATCTCACTAGTTGTGCATGGTACTGTTGCTGAGAAGTCATTAAAT TGTGAGCTAGATCCATATGAGGTCCCTAAGAGCATGGGAATATTCCGTTTACTCGAAAGCCCAAAAGATATTACTACTGCCACTGTAGCCCAAAGGATAATGGCCAATCATGAAGCTTACGTG AAACGCAATGCTAAGAAAAGTAGGAGTGAGCAAAGATACTATGAAGAGAAACAACATGTCTCCGGAGACTAG